One Micromonospora eburnea genomic region harbors:
- a CDS encoding YlbL family protein: protein MRRRGVTVLLGALLTALLSIGVLSVPIPYVVLGPGPTVNTLGTSNGKEIIQVDGRPTSTSAGQLRLTTVGVQPTVRLRSALAGWFSKDEAVVPRELVYPPGESQQEIEKRNVEDFQNSQTSAETAALRELGYPVQVLVKAVTAGGPSTNVLKPGDVLTSVDDQQVTSASRLTELVRAKPAGTALKIGYVRDGQPGTATVTSREQDGRPRIGVEIDQQQPHPFTLKIDLADIGGPSAGLMFALGIIDKLEPADLTGGKIIAGTGTIDDEGRVGPIGGIAQKLVGAKEAGAKVFLVPADNCAEAVNNPQPGLPLLKVTSLEDALKALETLRAGGQPTRC from the coding sequence ATGAGACGTCGCGGCGTGACCGTACTCCTCGGTGCACTGCTCACCGCCCTGCTCAGCATCGGGGTGCTGAGCGTGCCCATCCCGTACGTGGTGCTCGGTCCCGGCCCGACGGTCAACACCCTCGGCACCTCGAACGGCAAGGAGATCATTCAGGTCGACGGCCGCCCGACGTCCACCTCCGCCGGGCAGTTGCGGCTCACCACGGTCGGGGTGCAGCCCACCGTCCGGCTCCGCTCGGCGCTGGCGGGCTGGTTCTCGAAGGACGAGGCGGTGGTGCCCCGCGAGCTGGTCTACCCGCCGGGTGAGTCGCAGCAGGAGATCGAGAAGCGCAACGTCGAGGACTTCCAGAACTCGCAGACCAGCGCGGAGACGGCGGCCCTGCGCGAACTGGGCTACCCGGTCCAGGTGCTGGTGAAGGCGGTCACCGCCGGCGGGCCGTCGACGAACGTGCTCAAGCCCGGCGACGTGCTCACCTCCGTCGACGACCAGCAGGTGACCAGCGCCTCCCGGCTCACCGAGCTGGTCCGGGCCAAGCCGGCCGGCACCGCGTTGAAGATCGGGTACGTCCGGGACGGGCAGCCCGGCACCGCCACGGTGACCAGCCGGGAGCAGGACGGTCGACCGCGGATCGGCGTCGAGATCGACCAGCAGCAGCCGCACCCGTTCACCCTGAAGATCGACCTCGCCGACATCGGCGGACCGAGCGCCGGGCTGATGTTCGCCCTGGGCATCATCGACAAGCTGGAGCCGGCCGACCTGACCGGGGGGAAGATCATCGCCGGCACCGGCACCATCGACGACGAGGGTCGGGTCGGTCCCATCGGCGGCATCGCCCAGAAGCTGGTCGGCGCCAAGGAGGCCGGGGCCAAGGTGTTCCTGGTGCCCGCCGACAACTGCGCCGAGGCGGTCAACAACCCGCAGCCGGGCCTGCCGCTGCTGAAGGTGACGTCGTTGGAGGACGCGCTGAAGGCGCTGGAGACGCTGCGCGCCGGGGGGCAACCGACCCGCTGTTGA
- a CDS encoding zinc-dependent metalloprotease: MPDIPFGFALPGGQPPDPNDPAQMQQFMTQLQHLLSASGSGPVNWDLARQVAASQLAAAGDPAVSPFERNAVEEALRIADLWLEPATSWPSGIRTSVAWNRNEWIYKTLDVWRKLCDPVASRMVGAMGDLVPPEARAQLGPMQSMVATLGGALFGGQLGQALGSLAAEVLSAGDIGLPLGPAGTAALVPANIRAYGEGLELPEDEVRLYVALREAAHQRLFQHVPWLRGHVLTAVENYAAGIRVNREAIEEAMGRVDPTDPESMQAIALEGIFTPEDSPAQKASLARLETVLALVEGWVCHVVDSAAGDRLPNVVRLGEAFRRRRAAGGPAEQTFAALVGLELRPRRLREATVLWAALTEHRGIAGRDAVWGHPDLLPSDDDFANPEAFAATTSDLDEELANFDFTAPGAPEEHPPTDDDKP, translated from the coding sequence GTGCCTGATATTCCGTTCGGCTTCGCGCTCCCGGGTGGGCAACCACCAGACCCCAACGACCCCGCACAGATGCAGCAGTTCATGACGCAGTTGCAGCATCTGCTCTCCGCGTCGGGCAGCGGACCGGTCAACTGGGACCTCGCCCGGCAGGTGGCCGCGAGTCAGCTCGCCGCCGCCGGCGACCCGGCGGTCTCGCCGTTCGAACGCAACGCGGTGGAGGAGGCGCTGCGCATCGCCGACCTCTGGCTGGAGCCGGCCACCTCGTGGCCCTCCGGCATCCGGACGTCGGTCGCCTGGAACCGCAACGAGTGGATCTACAAAACCCTCGACGTGTGGCGCAAGCTCTGCGACCCGGTGGCCAGCCGGATGGTCGGCGCGATGGGCGACCTGGTCCCCCCGGAGGCCCGGGCCCAGCTCGGCCCGATGCAGTCGATGGTCGCCACGCTGGGCGGCGCGCTCTTCGGCGGCCAGCTCGGCCAGGCGCTCGGCTCGCTCGCCGCCGAGGTGCTCTCCGCCGGCGACATCGGCCTGCCGCTCGGCCCGGCCGGCACCGCCGCGCTCGTCCCGGCCAACATCCGGGCGTACGGCGAGGGCCTGGAGCTGCCCGAGGACGAGGTACGCCTCTACGTCGCCCTGCGCGAGGCCGCCCACCAGCGGCTCTTCCAGCACGTGCCGTGGCTGCGCGGGCACGTGCTCACCGCGGTGGAGAACTACGCCGCCGGCATCCGGGTCAACCGGGAGGCGATCGAGGAGGCGATGGGTCGGGTCGACCCGACCGACCCGGAGTCGATGCAGGCGATCGCCCTGGAAGGCATCTTCACCCCCGAGGACAGCCCGGCGCAGAAGGCCAGCCTGGCCCGGCTGGAGACCGTGCTCGCCCTGGTGGAGGGCTGGGTGTGCCACGTGGTCGACAGCGCCGCGGGCGACCGGCTGCCCAACGTCGTACGCCTCGGCGAGGCGTTCCGCCGGCGCCGTGCCGCGGGTGGGCCGGCCGAACAGACGTTCGCCGCCCTGGTCGGTCTGGAGCTGCGGCCCCGCCGGCTGCGCGAGGCGACGGTGCTCTGGGCGGCGCTCACCGAGCACCGCGGGATCGCCGGCCGGGACGCGGTCTGGGGTCACCCGGACCTGCTCCCGTCGGACGACGACTTCGCCAACCCGGAGGCGTTCGCGGCGACGACCAGCGACCTGGACGAGGAGCTGGCCAACTTCGACTTCACCGCCCCCGGCGCCCCCGAGGAGCACCCTCCCACCGACGACGACAAGCCCTGA
- a CDS encoding M48 family metallopeptidase, translated as MAGTRKPVVEVRRSQRRRRTVSAYRDGERVVVLIPDQFSRAEESEWVDRMLARLAAREGRLARSDAELLARATRLINLYLPEHRTVAAPVSVRWVTNQNGRWGSCTPADRTIRISHRIQDMPDWVIDYVLLHELAHLIVPSHNAQFWGLVGRYPKTERARGYLEGVASVALAG; from the coding sequence ATGGCCGGGACGCGGAAGCCGGTCGTCGAGGTGCGGCGCAGTCAGCGCCGGCGACGTACAGTGTCCGCGTATCGGGACGGGGAACGGGTCGTGGTGCTCATCCCCGACCAGTTCTCCCGGGCCGAGGAGAGCGAGTGGGTCGACCGGATGCTGGCCCGGCTCGCCGCCCGGGAGGGCCGGCTCGCCCGCTCCGACGCGGAGCTGCTGGCCCGGGCCACCCGTCTGATCAACCTCTACCTGCCCGAGCACCGCACCGTGGCCGCCCCGGTCAGTGTTCGCTGGGTCACCAACCAGAACGGTCGCTGGGGCTCGTGCACCCCCGCCGACCGCACCATCCGGATCTCCCACCGGATCCAGGACATGCCCGACTGGGTGATCGACTATGTGCTTCTGCACGAGCTGGCACACCTGATCGTGCCCAGCCACAACGCGCAGTTCTGGGGCCTGGTCGGCCGGTACCCGAAGACCGAACGGGCCCGGGGCTACCTGGAGGGCGTCGCCTCCGTCGCCCTGGCCGGCTGA
- a CDS encoding DUF5679 domain-containing protein: MADQAQTYNGYCVKCKEKRDFEGRVEVSKTGMNMAKGKCPVCGTTVNRILGKAKV, translated from the coding sequence GTGGCCGACCAGGCCCAGACGTACAACGGTTACTGCGTCAAGTGCAAGGAGAAGCGGGACTTCGAGGGACGCGTGGAGGTCTCGAAGACCGGCATGAACATGGCCAAGGGCAAGTGCCCGGTGTGCGGCACAACAGTGAACCGCATCCTCGGCAAGGCCAAGGTCTGA
- a CDS encoding TOMM precursor leader peptide-binding protein — protein MTARTPLARPTLLPGLTRLWRDRHTLQLGLEPGRAVLLEVANPSATRLLDLLDGTRSERAVLAYAAMVQVPPDEARVLLDTLRAAGLVVPAHSLLPRDLAGPVRARLADEAAALPLTPAGLPATPAQVLRRRRAARVLVTGAGRLGGAVAVALAQAGVGHVAPDLAGPVRAGDLVGTGLSVAELGRPLATAVRDALVRCAPGTKTGPLPHGRVDLVIQLGTDRPAALLAARYAQRRQPHLLIDLRGGVPVIGPLVRPPAGPCLNCLDLHRVDRDPDWPALAAQLATDETERPCAATTRLAAAAYAAAEALAHLDGGVPETPGCAVEIAGAGRFRRRQWPPHPSCGCSGRRPTRIGITRSRLAAAGGPSSR, from the coding sequence ATGACCGCCCGCACCCCGCTCGCCCGTCCGACGCTCCTGCCAGGCCTGACCCGACTCTGGCGGGACCGCCACACCCTCCAACTCGGGCTCGAACCGGGCCGGGCCGTCCTGCTGGAGGTGGCCAACCCCTCGGCCACCCGCCTGCTCGACCTGCTGGACGGCACCCGCAGCGAGCGCGCCGTCCTCGCGTACGCGGCCATGGTCCAGGTGCCACCGGACGAGGCCCGGGTTCTGCTGGACACGCTCCGGGCCGCCGGTCTCGTCGTACCGGCGCACAGCCTGCTGCCCCGCGACCTCGCCGGGCCGGTCCGGGCCCGGCTGGCCGACGAGGCCGCGGCCCTGCCCCTGACCCCCGCCGGGCTCCCCGCCACCCCGGCCCAGGTCCTGCGCCGCCGCCGGGCGGCCCGCGTGCTGGTCACCGGGGCCGGCCGGCTCGGCGGGGCGGTCGCCGTCGCGCTGGCCCAGGCCGGCGTCGGCCACGTGGCGCCCGACCTGGCCGGCCCGGTCCGCGCGGGCGACCTGGTCGGGACCGGCCTGAGCGTTGCCGAGTTGGGCCGGCCGCTGGCCACGGCCGTCCGTGACGCGCTCGTCCGGTGCGCGCCGGGGACGAAGACCGGGCCGCTCCCGCACGGCCGCGTCGACCTGGTGATCCAGCTCGGCACGGACCGTCCCGCGGCGCTGCTGGCCGCCCGGTACGCGCAGCGCCGGCAGCCCCACCTCCTGATCGACCTGCGCGGCGGGGTGCCGGTGATCGGCCCGCTGGTGCGGCCACCGGCCGGGCCCTGCCTGAACTGTCTCGACCTGCACCGGGTCGACCGTGACCCGGACTGGCCGGCGCTCGCCGCCCAGCTCGCGACCGACGAGACCGAGCGCCCGTGCGCCGCCACCACCCGGCTGGCGGCGGCGGCGTACGCGGCGGCGGAGGCGCTGGCCCACCTCGACGGTGGCGTTCCGGAGACCCCCGGCTGCGCCGTCGAGATCGCCGGGGCCGGCCGGTTCCGCCGCCGTCAGTGGCCGCCGCACCCCTCCTGTGGGTGTTCCGGGCGCCGCCCGACCCGAATCGGCATCACCCGCTCCCGGCTCGCAGCAGCAGGGGGGCCGTCGAGTCGGTAA
- a CDS encoding ABC1 kinase family protein — MTDIPRRAVSRTAKLAALPLGFAGRTVLGMGKRVTGLASDVISAEIQQRTAEQLFSVLGQLKGGAMKFGQALSVFEAALPEEIAGPYRQALTKLQEAAPPLPAATVHKVLAEQLGPDWRDRFVEFNDTPAAAASIGQVHRAVWRDPGYGPGGAPHHRDVAVKIQYPGAGDALLADLKQLSRLGGMFRAIQPGLDVKPLLVELRERITEELDYELEAESQRAFAAAYADDPEIFIPAVLDASPRVLITEWVEGIPLAEIIRNGTEQQRDDAGRLMAELHLSAPMRAGLLHADPHPGNFRLLPDGRLGVIDFGAVARMPEGTPEPIGRLAGMALRGEADAVVAGLREEGFVSQTEPIDAQALLEWLQPMLTPVAEDEFRFTRAWLRSEATRLASPRSPSFQLSRQLNLPPSYLMIHRVTLGSIGVLCQLEAKAPYRAILERWLPGFAPVS; from the coding sequence GTGACCGACATCCCGCGCCGGGCCGTGTCCCGGACCGCCAAGCTCGCCGCTCTGCCGCTCGGCTTCGCCGGCCGGACCGTCCTCGGCATGGGCAAGCGGGTCACCGGGCTCGCGTCCGACGTCATCTCCGCCGAGATCCAGCAACGCACCGCCGAGCAACTGTTCAGCGTGCTCGGGCAACTCAAGGGCGGGGCGATGAAGTTCGGGCAGGCGCTGTCGGTCTTCGAGGCGGCGCTGCCCGAGGAGATCGCCGGGCCCTACCGCCAGGCGCTCACCAAGCTCCAGGAGGCCGCCCCGCCGCTGCCCGCGGCGACCGTGCACAAGGTGCTCGCCGAGCAGCTCGGGCCGGACTGGCGGGACCGGTTCGTGGAGTTCAACGACACCCCGGCCGCCGCCGCCAGCATCGGCCAGGTGCACCGCGCGGTCTGGCGCGACCCGGGGTACGGCCCGGGCGGCGCACCGCACCACCGGGACGTCGCCGTGAAGATCCAGTACCCGGGCGCCGGGGACGCCCTGCTCGCCGACCTGAAGCAGCTCTCCCGGCTGGGCGGCATGTTCCGCGCGATCCAGCCCGGGCTGGACGTCAAGCCGCTCCTCGTCGAGCTGCGCGAGCGGATCACCGAGGAGCTGGACTACGAGCTGGAGGCCGAGTCGCAGCGGGCCTTCGCCGCGGCGTACGCCGACGACCCGGAGATCTTCATCCCGGCGGTGCTGGACGCCTCGCCCCGGGTGCTGATCACCGAATGGGTGGAGGGCATCCCGCTCGCGGAGATCATCCGGAACGGCACCGAGCAGCAGCGCGACGATGCCGGCCGGCTGATGGCCGAGCTGCACCTGTCGGCGCCGATGCGCGCCGGGCTGCTGCACGCCGACCCGCATCCGGGCAACTTCCGGCTGCTCCCGGACGGCCGGCTCGGTGTGATCGACTTCGGCGCGGTGGCGCGGATGCCGGAGGGCACCCCCGAGCCGATCGGCCGGCTCGCCGGAATGGCCCTGCGCGGCGAGGCGGACGCGGTGGTGGCCGGGCTGCGCGAGGAGGGCTTCGTCAGCCAGACCGAGCCGATCGACGCGCAGGCGCTCCTGGAGTGGCTCCAGCCGATGCTGACGCCGGTCGCCGAGGATGAGTTCCGGTTCACCCGGGCCTGGCTCCGCTCCGAGGCCACCCGGCTGGCCAGCCCCCGATCGCCCTCGTTCCAGCTGAGCCGGCAGCTCAACCTGCCCCCGTCCTATCTGATGATCCACCGGGTGACGTTGGGCTCGATCGGGGTGCTCTGCCAGTTGGAGGCGAAGGCGCCCTACCGGGCGATCCTGGAGCGCTGGCTGCCCGGCTTCGCCCCGGTGAGCTGA